AGGGTTCACCCTAGGTCGGCCTGTTTGCTTTTGTTGTCGGAAGGCAAGGGCACGTTCACATGAGGAACCGCTTATCTAATGATTGGGGTTTACACCATATTGTAAAATATTGATACTTGAAAAAGTAGTATAATAAACAAAATAGATGCAAAAAAACAGGAGAATCCTGAATGAAATATATTAAAGCGAACTGGGTGGAAGAAGGCGAAAGCTACTTTTTTGAGATCGATGATCACGGTATAGCTTATCGGCAGATGATCATGAAGGATTGTGGAACACTCCAAGTTTCCATTGCTCCTGATTTTATTTTAAGTGATCAGCAAGTAACGGTAATGGAAGGCGATCAGGAAATGACTCCAAAGGAATTCGAGACCCTATGGCAACGGGCGATCGAACCTTATAGAGCGGAATGGATACGGACCAAGCCGCAATATTCACTGGGTGACCGAGTCAGAGGGACTCTTGCGATGTTTTATCCTCAGGGGGTCATCATCCGGCTGAACAATCAAGCTTATGCCGTTACGGATGATAGAGAGCTTAGAGAGCAGACGCCGTGGCATTACTTATACCCAGGTTACTGTATCGAGGGCATCGTTGCAGGTTTCGATGAAACCAACTTCTGGCTCGTACTTGAAAGTTGCGTTCTAACCGGGGAAAAGGTTCAGGAATCGATATTAGGATAAAGCAACTGTGCGAGTGAAAGGTGATGAGATGATGGATAAAGCGGAAGCGCTTTTCCTGCTTAAATGTCACGCGTTCGTTCATGAAGATCTTGAGCATGAGAAGATGCAGCATGGATTTTTGGGTATGCTTAGGCCTTTTCGCGGAGAGTTGGATGAACGTAATTTCCATGAACTGATGAATATTATCGAGGTGCTGGCGAAGGAGTTTGAGAAGCCGCAAGTGAATCGGGAGATTTTAGCATGCTTTTGGAGCATTTGTCAGCTTGCACGCGCGTGGGCCCTTTACCCAGACGGCATGCTGCAAAGAAACGGACTGCTCTCCAAGGAACAAGTCGAACTCATGGAAGAGTGGCTGGATATGATTTCGTATGCTGTCATGATCCTGTTGGAGGGTGATGGTCAGCTGGATGAGGCGCTGTGGGGATATCGGAACTACTGACTCTACGCAGGTTTTGAGACTTCTTGAGCTTGTACCTAATCAAATATTATGGTGAGGTTATGAACAAATGCGATATATACAATTAACAAAACACAATTTGGACCAGGAACATATTTGTTGCGCTTTGGGTGCGAAGCAATATGAACAAGCCGTTCGTGAAAAGAAACATTGGCTAACGGAGCGTATGGAAGAGGGATTAACTTTTTACCGACTGGATGATCGGGCCAAGGTTTTTATCGAGTATCTTCCAGCGGAAAAAGCCTGGGTACCTATTGAAGCGCCAAATTATATGTATATCAATTGTTTATGGGTTTCAGGTCGGCATAAAGACAATGGACATGGGAGAGAGTTGCTTAATAAATGTAAAGAAGATGCGATGGCTCTTGGGATGGATGGAATTGTCCACATTGTAAGCAAAAAGAAACTTCCTTATCTGAGTGACAAGCGTTATTTCGAACATATGGGCTTTACAATTGTAGATCAAGCAGACCCTTATTTCGAACTGGCTGTCCTCAAGTGGAATGATCAGGCCAACATGCCTACCTTTGCAACTTCGGTCAACAACGCATTGCCTGTTAATGACGGGGTTACTATTTATTACACGGCTCAATGCCCTTTTGCAGTGGGAGTTTTGGAGGATCTAAAGAAAGTTGCAGCTGAACAAGGGGTGGACTTTACCAGTCATCGATTGAACACTAGGGAAGAAGCGAGGAAGGCTCCTAGCGTATGGACAACCTTCTGCATGTTATACAATGGTAAGTTTATTACTCATGAAATTATGAGTCCAAACAAATTCGAAAAATTACTTCTGAGCATAAGTAAATAAGCTTCTTAGATAGCTGCGCGTGAGATCGCGTGGCTTTTTTGCAAGTAAACGCAAGCTTTACTTAGACCTGAAATTTTTAGGTGAATTACCAAACAAGCTATTAGTTTTTCTATGATTTTT
Above is a window of Paenibacillus uliginis N3/975 DNA encoding:
- a CDS encoding N-acetyltransferase; this translates as MRYIQLTKHNLDQEHICCALGAKQYEQAVREKKHWLTERMEEGLTFYRLDDRAKVFIEYLPAEKAWVPIEAPNYMYINCLWVSGRHKDNGHGRELLNKCKEDAMALGMDGIVHIVSKKKLPYLSDKRYFEHMGFTIVDQADPYFELAVLKWNDQANMPTFATSVNNALPVNDGVTIYYTAQCPFAVGVLEDLKKVAAEQGVDFTSHRLNTREEARKAPSVWTTFCMLYNGKFITHEIMSPNKFEKLLLSISK